A region from the uncultured Draconibacterium sp. genome encodes:
- a CDS encoding ABC-F family ATP-binding cassette domain-containing protein — translation MISLDKINLSFGGFELFKEISFLINPKDRIGLVGKNGAGKSTLLKIIYGTETPSNGQVTIPKEVTVGYLPQQMKVSDTRNLIDEVTLAFEELLSIKQKINTLNTAIAESEDYHSEEYLKKLDMVSELNERFQLLGGDNYQAELEQTLLGLGFERNDFKRMTAEFSGGWRMRVELAKLLLKKPDIFLLDEPTNHLDIESIQWLEDFLKTYSGAVILVSHDRTFLDAVCNRTVEIALGKITDQKMNYSKFVSWKAEQKEIQLAAYNNQQKMIDDTEKFIERFRYKASKAVQVQSRVKQLEKLDRLEIEEEDNTALKLNFPPAPRSGRVVVEAKNISKSYGQLHVLDSIDLTIESGEKIAFVGRNGEGKTTLARIIMNELEHSGIMKLGHNVKIGYFAQNQAQLLNEDLTIFETIDEIAVGEIRTKIRDILAAFLFRGEDIDKKVKVLSGGEKSRLAMIRLMLEPVNFLILDEPTNHLDMRSKEILKNALINFTGTVLVVSHDRDFLDGLVNCIYDFRNKKAKQHLGGIFDFLYRKKMESLKELESKKQELKTEKANKPATPGKELSFEEKKEINKTISRLEKKVNQTEEKIAEIETAIEEMDKLLAAPENINDHAVFEKYEQLKQELEQTMTDWEKSHEELENWKTKKTW, via the coding sequence ATGATATCACTAGATAAAATAAATCTCAGTTTTGGAGGCTTTGAGCTGTTCAAAGAAATAAGTTTTCTTATCAATCCAAAAGACAGAATTGGCCTTGTTGGTAAAAACGGGGCGGGAAAAAGCACCTTATTAAAGATAATTTATGGTACAGAAACACCTTCGAATGGGCAGGTTACTATTCCGAAAGAAGTAACTGTTGGTTATTTGCCACAACAAATGAAAGTTTCGGATACCCGGAATTTAATAGATGAAGTAACCCTGGCATTTGAAGAATTACTAAGCATTAAGCAAAAAATTAATACTTTAAATACAGCAATTGCAGAAAGCGAAGATTATCATTCGGAAGAGTACTTGAAGAAACTAGACATGGTTAGCGAACTGAATGAGCGTTTTCAGCTTTTGGGTGGCGATAATTACCAGGCAGAGCTTGAGCAAACATTGCTGGGTTTAGGATTTGAGCGAAATGACTTTAAACGAATGACCGCGGAGTTTAGCGGAGGTTGGCGCATGCGTGTGGAACTGGCAAAACTACTGTTGAAAAAACCTGATATATTTTTACTGGATGAGCCTACCAACCACCTCGATATTGAATCCATTCAATGGCTGGAAGATTTCTTAAAAACATATAGCGGTGCTGTTATACTTGTATCGCACGACAGAACATTTCTTGATGCAGTTTGCAACCGCACAGTTGAAATAGCTTTAGGTAAGATAACCGACCAGAAAATGAATTACTCGAAGTTTGTCAGCTGGAAAGCCGAACAAAAGGAAATTCAGTTGGCAGCGTATAACAATCAACAGAAAATGATTGATGATACCGAGAAATTTATCGAACGTTTTCGGTACAAAGCATCAAAAGCAGTTCAGGTACAATCGAGGGTAAAACAGTTGGAGAAACTTGACAGGCTTGAAATTGAAGAAGAAGACAACACAGCACTTAAACTTAATTTCCCACCTGCCCCACGCTCTGGCCGTGTGGTTGTTGAAGCTAAAAACATTAGCAAATCTTATGGACAGCTGCATGTGCTTGACAGCATTGATTTAACCATAGAAAGTGGAGAAAAAATTGCTTTTGTTGGGCGAAACGGTGAGGGAAAAACAACCCTGGCCCGGATAATAATGAACGAACTGGAACACAGTGGAATAATGAAACTGGGGCACAATGTAAAAATTGGCTATTTTGCACAAAACCAGGCACAACTGTTAAATGAAGATCTGACAATTTTTGAAACAATAGACGAAATTGCCGTCGGAGAAATCCGAACAAAAATCAGAGATATACTTGCAGCATTTTTATTCCGGGGCGAAGATATCGACAAAAAAGTAAAAGTACTAAGCGGAGGTGAAAAATCGCGCCTTGCCATGATACGCCTCATGCTTGAACCGGTAAATTTCCTCATTCTGGATGAACCTACCAACCACCTGGATATGCGCTCGAAAGAAATTTTAAAAAATGCGTTGATAAATTTCACCGGAACGGTCCTGGTTGTTTCACACGATCGCGATTTTCTTGACGGCCTGGTAAATTGTATCTATGACTTCCGAAATAAAAAAGCCAAGCAACACCTGGGCGGAATCTTCGATTTTCTGTATCGAAAAAAAATGGAATCGCTGAAAGAATTAGAAAGTAAAAAACAAGAACTAAAAACTGAAAAGGCCAACAAGCCCGCAACGCCGGGAAAAGAACTTTCTTTCGAAGAAAAAAAAGAAATTAACAAAACTATTTCAAGACTTGAAAAGAAAGTAAATCAAACCGAAGAAAAGATAGCAGAGATTGAAACTGCCATTGAAGAAATGGACAAACTGTTGGCTGCTCCTGAAAATATTAACGACCATGCAGTGTTTGAAAAATACGAACAACTAAAACAAGAATTGGAACAAACAATGACTGACTGGGAAAAGTCCCATGAAGAACTGGAAAACTGGAAAACAAAAAAAACGTGGTAG
- a CDS encoding FAD-dependent oxidoreductase encodes MITEKASNITRTNYSKKLQGDIVITGGGCSGTCAAITAARAGAKVILVQDRPVLGGNASSEVRLWILGATSHMGNNNRWAREGGVIDEILVENIYRNKEGNPVIFDTILLEKVVNEPNITLLLNTAVYELKRSDENTIESLKAFCSQTSTEFVLKAPMFIDASGDGIVGFLAGAPFRMGAETKEEFGELFAPDAAYGKMLGHTIYFYSKDTGKPVKYVAPSYALKDINEIPRFKNIESNMSGCNFWWFEYGGRFADTIESTETIKWELWKVVYGVWDYIKNSGNFPEAENLTLEWVGTIPGKRESRRFEGDYMMVQQDIIEQREFNDAIGFGGWAIDLHPGDGVYSKLPGCTQWHSKGIYQVPFRSLTSKRISNLLFAGRIISASHVAFGSTRVMATCGHLAQAAALASAMCVNNKLKTNAILQKENMVELQNQLNLTGQSIPKIPIDRKKLAVEIPKVSASGTFVLKQFVFDGDWVNLGEGMAQLLPLKAKQKYSFKIEVNALKDSVLEIELRTSLKAGNYTPDVTVDAVKAAVAKGTQYLSFSFENELDADQYAFITILPNEHVKVMTSQQLLTGTVAVFKKMNKAVSNNGAQVPPEGIGVESFEFWTPKRRPEGRNMAFEVSPAIEMFSAANLVNGLVRPGVESNAWAADLNDTAPEITLLWDKPQKIKKLRLFFDTDYDHPMESVQMGHPEDIIPFCVQNYSVFDKHGKLLFEKKGNYQTINDVVFENEILVDELRIKPEHPASNVPAALFEIVCF; translated from the coding sequence ATGATTACTGAAAAGGCAAGCAATATTACTCGAACAAATTATAGCAAAAAACTTCAGGGCGATATTGTTATAACTGGAGGAGGTTGCTCCGGTACCTGTGCTGCAATTACGGCAGCCAGAGCGGGTGCAAAAGTTATTTTGGTGCAAGACCGACCGGTACTTGGCGGAAACGCATCAAGCGAGGTTCGTTTATGGATTCTTGGGGCAACGTCGCATATGGGAAATAACAACCGCTGGGCGCGAGAAGGCGGAGTAATTGATGAAATATTGGTGGAGAACATCTACCGAAACAAGGAAGGTAACCCGGTTATTTTTGACACGATATTGTTAGAGAAAGTAGTCAATGAGCCCAACATCACATTGCTATTAAACACAGCTGTTTATGAGCTTAAAAGAAGTGATGAAAATACGATTGAAAGTTTAAAAGCTTTTTGCAGCCAGACCTCAACCGAATTTGTTTTAAAAGCACCAATGTTTATCGATGCTTCGGGTGATGGAATTGTTGGTTTTTTAGCCGGAGCGCCTTTTAGGATGGGTGCCGAAACCAAAGAAGAATTTGGCGAACTGTTTGCCCCCGATGCGGCTTATGGTAAAATGTTGGGGCATACCATTTATTTTTATAGTAAAGATACAGGCAAGCCTGTTAAATACGTAGCACCATCGTATGCGCTTAAAGACATCAACGAAATCCCGCGGTTTAAAAATATTGAAAGTAACATGAGCGGTTGTAATTTTTGGTGGTTCGAGTACGGTGGACGTTTTGCCGATACGATTGAAAGTACCGAAACCATAAAATGGGAACTGTGGAAAGTCGTTTATGGGGTTTGGGATTATATAAAAAATTCGGGAAACTTTCCCGAAGCTGAAAATCTTACGCTCGAATGGGTGGGAACAATTCCGGGGAAACGCGAAAGCCGCCGTTTCGAAGGCGATTATATGATGGTTCAGCAAGATATTATTGAACAACGCGAGTTTAATGACGCCATTGGCTTTGGAGGTTGGGCCATCGATTTACATCCCGGAGATGGTGTGTACAGTAAGCTTCCAGGATGCACGCAATGGCACTCAAAAGGCATCTACCAGGTTCCATTTCGTAGTTTAACGAGTAAACGTATTTCCAACTTGTTGTTTGCCGGACGAATAATAAGTGCATCCCATGTGGCTTTTGGCTCTACACGCGTTATGGCTACCTGTGGCCACCTTGCACAGGCAGCAGCTTTGGCTTCGGCAATGTGTGTGAATAATAAGCTGAAAACCAATGCAATTCTGCAAAAGGAAAATATGGTTGAACTTCAGAATCAGCTAAATCTAACAGGACAAAGTATACCGAAAATACCAATTGATCGTAAAAAACTTGCGGTTGAAATACCAAAGGTTTCAGCATCGGGTACATTTGTTTTAAAGCAGTTCGTTTTCGATGGTGATTGGGTAAACCTCGGTGAGGGCATGGCACAATTGCTGCCATTAAAAGCGAAACAAAAATATAGTTTTAAAATTGAGGTTAATGCACTGAAAGATAGTGTATTGGAGATTGAATTGCGGACTTCGTTAAAAGCAGGGAATTATACCCCGGATGTTACTGTTGACGCAGTAAAAGCAGCAGTAGCGAAGGGTACTCAATACCTGAGTTTTTCTTTCGAAAATGAGTTGGATGCCGATCAATATGCATTTATAACCATTTTGCCCAATGAGCATGTTAAGGTAATGACCAGCCAACAGTTGCTAACCGGAACTGTAGCTGTTTTTAAAAAGATGAACAAAGCCGTTTCAAATAATGGGGCACAGGTTCCGCCGGAAGGAATTGGGGTTGAGTCGTTTGAGTTCTGGACACCCAAACGCCGCCCTGAAGGCCGGAATATGGCTTTTGAAGTTTCGCCGGCCATCGAAATGTTTTCAGCAGCTAATTTGGTTAATGGATTGGTGCGCCCCGGTGTTGAAAGTAATGCCTGGGCAGCCGACTTAAACGATACTGCGCCCGAAATTACCCTCTTGTGGGATAAGCCGCAAAAAATAAAAAAGCTGAGGCTATTTTTCGATACCGACTATGATCACCCGATGGAAAGTGTTCAGATGGGACACCCCGAAGACATTATTCCGTTTTGCGTACAGAATTATTCCGTTTTTGATAAGCATGGAAAACTTCTTTTTGAGAAAAAAGGAAATTACCAAACCATAAACGACGTAGTATTTGAAAATGAAATATTGGTGGATGAACTTAGGATAAAGCCTGAACATCCTGCATCAAATGTTCCGGCGGCCCTTTTTGAAATTGTCTGTTTTTAA
- the rlmD gene encoding 23S rRNA (uracil(1939)-C(5))-methyltransferase RlmD — MGRKRKKPFYENVKIEDIGAEGKAIAKVGDMVVFTKLAVPGDVVDLQVTKKRKRYQEAIVKAYKVYSQDREKAFCEHFGVCGGCKWQILPYQKQLFYKQKQVEDQLSRIGKIELPELNPILGSENEKFYRNKMEFTFSNKRWLSFDEIESEDEIKDPNALGFHVPGLFDKVVNIEKCWLQADPSNQLRNFIYEYALEKELSFFDIREQKGFLRTLIIRTSSTGEIMVIVSFYYEDTVAREALLNTLKERFPEITSLMYVINQKGNDTITDQEIKVFAGRDHIFEEMEGLKFKIGPKSFYQTNSSQAYELYKITRDFAELNGTETVYDLYTGTGTIANFVARKAQKVVGIEYVPEAIEDAKLNAELNGISNASFFAGDMKDVLNEEFIKQHGRPEVVITDPPRAGMHADVVQTIISMQPEKIVYVSCNPATQARDLAMLDSLYQIEKIQPVDMFPHTHHVENVVMLRKRLD, encoded by the coding sequence GTGGGAAGAAAAAGAAAGAAGCCATTCTACGAGAATGTGAAAATTGAAGATATAGGAGCAGAAGGAAAAGCTATTGCCAAAGTGGGCGATATGGTTGTTTTTACAAAACTAGCTGTTCCGGGTGATGTAGTCGACTTACAAGTGACCAAAAAACGTAAACGATACCAGGAAGCAATCGTAAAAGCATACAAAGTTTACAGCCAGGATCGCGAAAAAGCCTTTTGCGAGCATTTTGGTGTATGCGGTGGATGTAAATGGCAAATATTACCATACCAAAAACAATTGTTTTACAAACAGAAACAAGTAGAGGATCAGTTATCGCGAATAGGTAAAATCGAGCTACCGGAGCTAAACCCCATTTTAGGGTCGGAAAATGAAAAATTTTATCGAAACAAAATGGAGTTTACCTTTTCAAACAAACGTTGGCTTAGTTTTGATGAAATTGAATCAGAGGATGAAATTAAAGATCCGAATGCCCTGGGTTTTCATGTTCCGGGTTTATTTGATAAGGTTGTAAATATTGAAAAATGTTGGTTGCAGGCCGATCCCTCAAATCAACTCCGGAATTTTATTTACGAGTATGCATTGGAAAAAGAATTGTCGTTTTTTGATATTCGGGAACAAAAAGGATTTCTTCGAACGCTTATTATCCGTACTAGTTCAACAGGTGAAATAATGGTAATTGTAAGCTTTTATTACGAGGATACTGTTGCACGAGAAGCGCTACTTAACACCCTTAAAGAGCGTTTCCCGGAAATTACCTCGCTGATGTATGTAATAAACCAAAAAGGCAACGATACCATCACCGACCAGGAAATAAAAGTATTTGCGGGTCGTGATCATATATTTGAAGAAATGGAGGGGCTTAAATTTAAAATCGGTCCAAAAAGTTTTTACCAGACAAACTCCAGTCAGGCTTATGAATTGTATAAAATAACAAGAGATTTTGCTGAACTTAACGGTACAGAAACCGTGTACGATTTATATACCGGAACGGGTACCATTGCGAACTTTGTTGCCCGTAAAGCCCAAAAAGTGGTGGGTATTGAGTATGTGCCTGAAGCTATAGAGGATGCTAAACTGAATGCTGAACTTAATGGAATAAGCAATGCCTCATTTTTTGCAGGCGACATGAAAGACGTCCTGAATGAAGAGTTTATAAAGCAACATGGACGACCAGAGGTGGTAATTACCGATCCGCCACGAGCAGGAATGCATGCTGATGTGGTGCAAACAATAATAAGCATGCAACCCGAAAAAATTGTATACGTAAGTTGTAATCCGGCAACCCAGGCTCGCGACCTTGCAATGCTTGATTCGTTGTACCAAATTGAGAAAATTCAACCCGTTGATATGTTTCCTCACACCCATCACGTGGAAAATGTAGTAATGCTCAGAAAAAGACTTGATTAA
- a CDS encoding OmpA family protein, producing MKRVLLFIIAFVPMMAFAQQKCVYFEKKVKLETEKTELNTSQSDFGPAFVKNELWYSAFTAEEIEKLNSGTDKEIFYNLYATPTDSKGNVKDGKAVQLAEASENYHAGPVSYCEATGELFVTLSNFENPDVRNKVYQKADIRLKIIIAKEVNGQWQKTGELPFNNPKYSVGHPSITVSGDTLYFVSDIPGKGLGGTDIYMSVRTNGVWGEMQNLGDAVNTEKNEMFPFIYKGKLLIFASNGRGSGDDLDIYNVGLFGENITGVAEIKELNSDGDDFGFVIHPEEEVGYFCSNKNGGLGSDDIYKVLIEKQGKYELELVVMNKKTMEPVRDAKITFGGALKALAGLLFKQELEKDKSYTVATNIDGFMNDSKTISTVGKPFGVIRDTLWVEKVEVGQKFVMENIYYDFDKWDILPESEVELDKLVKVMNDNPDWKVELGSHTDSRGSDAYNKKLSQKRSDSAVGYIISKGIGADRITAMGYGETQLVNKCDDGVPCSKEEHRKNRRTEFKILEMD from the coding sequence ATGAAAAGAGTATTACTTTTTATTATTGCATTTGTTCCGATGATGGCTTTTGCGCAACAGAAGTGTGTATACTTCGAAAAGAAAGTTAAACTAGAGACTGAAAAGACTGAATTAAATACATCACAAAGTGATTTTGGGCCTGCTTTCGTCAAAAACGAACTTTGGTATTCAGCTTTTACCGCTGAAGAAATAGAGAAACTTAACAGTGGTACAGACAAGGAAATTTTTTACAATCTTTATGCAACACCAACCGATTCGAAAGGGAATGTTAAAGATGGAAAGGCTGTGCAGCTTGCAGAAGCCAGCGAAAACTATCACGCCGGACCGGTATCGTATTGCGAAGCTACCGGCGAACTATTTGTTACGTTAAGTAACTTTGAAAATCCTGATGTTCGGAATAAAGTATATCAAAAAGCAGATATCAGACTGAAGATAATTATTGCCAAAGAAGTTAATGGACAGTGGCAAAAAACCGGCGAATTACCGTTTAACAATCCAAAATATTCCGTAGGTCATCCAAGTATTACTGTTTCTGGCGATACTCTGTATTTTGTATCTGATATTCCAGGAAAAGGCTTGGGAGGCACCGATATTTATATGTCGGTTCGTACCAACGGTGTTTGGGGAGAAATGCAAAACCTTGGAGATGCTGTGAATACGGAAAAGAATGAAATGTTCCCTTTTATTTACAAAGGAAAACTGTTAATTTTTGCATCAAACGGAAGAGGATCGGGCGATGATTTAGACATATATAATGTTGGTTTGTTTGGCGAAAACATTACTGGTGTTGCCGAAATTAAGGAGTTAAATTCTGATGGTGACGATTTTGGTTTTGTTATACATCCTGAAGAGGAAGTTGGCTATTTCTGCTCAAACAAAAATGGAGGTTTGGGAAGCGACGATATTTACAAGGTTTTAATCGAAAAGCAAGGTAAATACGAGTTGGAATTGGTAGTGATGAACAAGAAAACCATGGAGCCTGTTCGCGATGCCAAAATTACATTCGGAGGAGCTTTGAAAGCCCTGGCAGGTTTGTTATTTAAGCAAGAACTGGAAAAAGACAAGTCGTACACTGTAGCCACCAATATCGATGGTTTTATGAATGATTCAAAAACAATTTCCACTGTTGGAAAACCATTTGGAGTAATTCGTGATACACTTTGGGTTGAAAAAGTAGAAGTGGGGCAGAAATTTGTTATGGAAAACATTTATTACGACTTTGATAAATGGGATATATTACCAGAATCGGAGGTAGAACTGGACAAACTGGTAAAAGTAATGAATGATAATCCAGACTGGAAAGTAGAACTGGGTTCGCACACTGATAGCCGTGGTAGTGATGCCTACAACAAAAAACTTAGCCAGAAGCGTTCCGATTCTGCAGTTGGCTATATCATAAGTAAGGGAATAGGTGCCGACAGAATAACAGCAATGGGGTATGGCGAAACCCAATTGGTAAACAAATGCGATGATGGTGTTCCTTGTTCGAAAGAAGAGCATCGCAAAAACCGTAGAACTGAGTTCAAAATATTGGAAATGGATTGA
- a CDS encoding sodium:solute symporter family protein, with product MKNFFAAGGAVPWWISGLSLFMSFFSAGTFVVWGSIAYTHGWVSVTIQWTMAIAGFIIGFFIAPRWHRARVLTAAEYITQRLGLKVQKLYSHLFLIISLFTTGAFLYPVAKIVEVSTGFPLHWCIIVLGLIIILYTTAGGLWAVIVTDVLQFIILTAAVLVVVPLAFKKVDGISGFLQNTPDEFFNLFSGEYTLGFMIAFGLYNLFFISGNWAYVQRYTSVPTHKEAKKVGYLFGSLYLISPVIWMLPPMIFRVFNPGLEGFGDEGAYLMMCKEVLPIGMLGLMLGAMIFATSSSVNTTLNIAAGVFTNDLYKNINPNTSNKQLMVVARMATVAFGILTIVVALLVQNMGGIVEVVLSVAAITGAALYLPPIWSLFSKRQNGKSILTATLVSLAINAVFKFVTPNVFNFSLNRAEEMILGVFVPITILIAFEMWFILKKKNNPDFETYEKLRAAKELAEQDVDVSDVQNRHGRKVIALGILGTGILIAVIGLFAENGKWLVTLAGFMILLIGILIKPKKNKK from the coding sequence ATGAAAAACTTTTTTGCAGCAGGTGGAGCCGTGCCTTGGTGGATTAGCGGACTTTCGCTTTTTATGAGTTTCTTTTCTGCCGGTACTTTTGTTGTTTGGGGCTCCATTGCCTATACGCATGGCTGGGTTTCGGTTACTATTCAATGGACCATGGCAATTGCCGGTTTTATTATTGGCTTTTTTATTGCCCCGCGCTGGCATCGGGCACGTGTACTTACCGCTGCCGAATATATTACTCAACGATTGGGGCTAAAGGTACAAAAATTGTATTCGCATTTATTTCTCATTATTTCTCTTTTTACTACTGGTGCATTTTTGTATCCGGTTGCTAAAATTGTGGAGGTTTCAACTGGTTTTCCGCTTCACTGGTGTATAATTGTTTTAGGATTAATAATTATTCTGTACACCACTGCCGGTGGGCTATGGGCGGTAATTGTTACCGATGTATTACAGTTTATAATACTTACGGCAGCTGTTCTTGTTGTAGTTCCACTGGCCTTTAAAAAGGTTGATGGCATTTCCGGCTTTCTGCAAAATACACCTGATGAATTTTTTAATCTCTTCTCGGGTGAGTACACCTTGGGATTTATGATTGCTTTTGGCTTGTATAATCTGTTTTTTATTAGCGGAAACTGGGCTTACGTTCAACGGTATACCAGTGTGCCAACTCACAAGGAAGCGAAAAAGGTTGGTTATTTATTTGGTTCGTTGTATTTAATTAGTCCGGTTATCTGGATGTTGCCACCTATGATATTTCGTGTTTTTAATCCCGGGCTTGAGGGGTTTGGCGATGAAGGCGCTTACCTGATGATGTGCAAGGAAGTTTTGCCAATTGGTATGTTAGGTCTCATGCTGGGAGCAATGATTTTTGCTACATCGAGTTCGGTTAATACTACATTAAATATTGCGGCCGGGGTTTTTACCAACGATCTGTATAAAAATATCAATCCAAATACAAGCAATAAACAGTTAATGGTGGTAGCCCGGATGGCAACAGTTGCCTTTGGGATACTCACAATTGTAGTGGCCTTGCTGGTACAAAATATGGGGGGTATAGTTGAAGTTGTTTTAAGCGTGGCGGCCATAACCGGCGCAGCCTTATATCTTCCGCCAATCTGGTCGCTGTTTTCAAAACGGCAGAATGGAAAAAGCATTTTAACAGCTACATTGGTAAGTTTGGCCATTAACGCGGTATTTAAGTTTGTAACTCCTAATGTTTTCAATTTTTCGTTAAACCGTGCAGAGGAAATGATTCTTGGAGTTTTTGTTCCCATTACCATCCTCATTGCGTTTGAGATGTGGTTTATTCTTAAAAAGAAGAATAATCCGGATTTTGAAACCTATGAAAAGCTTCGGGCTGCAAAAGAACTGGCTGAGCAAGATGTCGACGTTTCTGATGTTCAGAACAGGCATGGCCGGAAAGTGATTGCCTTGGGTATTCTGGGAACAGGAATTTTAATTGCAGTGATAGGCCTTTTTGCTGAAAATGGAAAATGGCTGGTAACCCTAGCTGGCTTTATGATTTTGCTTATTGGAATACTCATCAAACCCAAAAAAAATAAAAAGTAG
- a CDS encoding LacI family DNA-binding transcriptional regulator encodes MKHVTIKDVARALNCSISTVSRAFNDKYDIHPDTRERILKAASEMGYQPNPIARKLTQQRTYNVGVVVPEFLNPFFPEVIMGIQDVLLKKGYQVLIMQSNENDDTERENLKTLVENFADGIIISLSQESKNIDYIQSLIDKGFPIVLFNRSNESLNVSKVLFDDYKWALFATEHLIQQGITNIIHLAGKNHLTLSKKRIQGFVDAHRKYKLPVDNSKIIETGFLVQNGFEAIEKLIIKKQIPQGFFCVNDPTAMGAIKALKKHGFRIPSDVAIIGFTQTPTSSMISPPLSSVIQPTRQMGEVAAELLLKQLDSSGLIIPETVVLSGSLKIRESSVKLNS; translated from the coding sequence ATGAAACATGTCACCATAAAAGACGTAGCCAGGGCGCTGAACTGTTCCATTTCAACTGTATCAAGGGCTTTTAACGACAAGTACGACATTCATCCCGACACCAGAGAACGCATATTAAAAGCTGCGTCGGAAATGGGTTACCAGCCCAATCCAATTGCTCGTAAACTTACACAACAACGGACCTACAATGTTGGTGTTGTTGTTCCCGAGTTTCTAAATCCCTTCTTCCCTGAAGTTATAATGGGCATACAAGATGTTTTGCTGAAAAAAGGGTACCAGGTATTAATAATGCAGTCAAATGAAAATGATGACACCGAGCGTGAGAATTTAAAAACACTGGTCGAGAATTTTGCTGATGGCATTATTATTTCCCTATCTCAGGAGTCTAAAAACATCGATTATATTCAAAGTCTTATCGACAAGGGATTCCCCATTGTTCTGTTTAACCGCTCCAACGAATCGTTAAATGTCTCTAAAGTGTTATTCGACGATTATAAATGGGCACTTTTTGCAACCGAACATCTTATACAGCAAGGGATAACCAATATTATACACCTGGCAGGAAAAAACCACCTCACCCTTTCCAAAAAAAGAATTCAGGGATTTGTTGATGCCCATCGGAAATACAAACTGCCCGTTGATAATTCTAAAATTATTGAAACCGGCTTTTTGGTTCAAAATGGGTTTGAAGCGATTGAAAAACTGATAATTAAAAAACAAATTCCGCAAGGCTTTTTTTGCGTAAACGACCCTACTGCCATGGGAGCCATAAAAGCTTTAAAAAAGCATGGATTTCGTATTCCCAGCGATGTTGCAATTATTGGTTTTACGCAAACCCCCACATCTTCAATGATTTCACCTCCGCTTTCATCTGTTATTCAACCTACCCGGCAAATGGGAGAAGTTGCTGCAGAACTCTTGCTAAAGCAGCTTGATTCCAGTGGTTTAATCATTCCGGAAACAGTGGTATTAAGTGGAAGTCTTAAAATACGGGAATCGTCGGTTAAGCTAAACTCCTGA